Proteins from one Telopea speciosissima isolate NSW1024214 ecotype Mountain lineage chromosome 1, Tspe_v1, whole genome shotgun sequence genomic window:
- the LOC122660210 gene encoding uncharacterized protein LOC122660210, translated as MAKNRNKKKKNSAAMDFSMDTASIPQAMDTSETRAPSSVLGVLDRKIRKGLPTRRSKSLRKKKAIEKATSQMEKLEEKALKNESKTLRTKSAKKLYE; from the exons ATGGCGAAGaacagaaataagaagaagaaaaattctgcTGCAATGGATTTTTCTATGGACACTGCCAGCATTCCCCAAG CAATGGACACATCAGAGACTAGAGCTCCCTCTTCAGTCCTTGGTGTTCTTGACAG AAAGATCAGAAAAGGATTACCGACGAGGAGATCAAAGAgcctaagaaagaaaaaagctaTAGAGAAGGCTACCTCCCAAatggagaagttggaggagaaagCCCTGAAGAATGAAAGCAAGACTTTGAGAACAAAATCTGCCAAAAAGCTGTATGAGTAA